In a single window of the Magnolia sinica isolate HGM2019 chromosome 7, MsV1, whole genome shotgun sequence genome:
- the LOC131251417 gene encoding aspartyl protease family protein 2, with the protein MVSSLSRIIFLVILSCLSSIPKTSHSQTPQYLKLRLLHKPPTPTPSLSLVSDSHRISSLRSRVISGASTGSGQYFVDFRVGSPPQTLLLVADTGSDLVWSKCSACRNCSRHAHATSFLPRHSSTFSPFHCYSRTCRLAPPPLSPTRCNRTRLHSTCRYGYSYADRSRTSGFFSHDVATLNSSSGRQIKLRGLAFGCGFSVSGPSLGGAHGVMGLGRGPISFASQIGRRFGKNKFSYCLMDYTISPPPSSYLMIGEAHQPDKRPISFTPLQSNPLSPTFYYIRIESVSIDGKSLPIDPSVWDFDGDGNGGTVIDSGTTLTFLAEPAYRQILTAFRRRVRLPRVVGPTGSGFDLCVNVSVAGNPMLPRLGFRLLGGAAFLPPPRNYFIDVNDGVKCLALQPINTASAFSVIGNLMQQGFLFIFDRDESRLGFSRTGCTLS; encoded by the coding sequence ATGGTTTCTTCGCTCTCACGAATAATTTTCCTTGTAATACTCAGCTGCCTCTCTTCCATTCCCAAAACCTCACATTCTCAAACCCCACAATACCTGAAACTCCGTCTTCTCCACAAACCCCCAACCccaaccccatccctctctctcgtCTCTGATTCCCATCGCATCTCTTCTCTCCGCTCCCGAGTCATCTCGGGCGCGTCGACTGGGTCGGGTCAGTATTTCGTCGATTTCCGAGTCGGCTCACCTCCACAAACCCTCCTCCTCGTCGCCGACACCGGCAGCGACCTTGTCTGGTCCAAATGCTCCGCCTGCCGCAACTGCTCTCGCCATGCCCACGCCACCTCCTTCCTTCCCCGCCATTCCTCCACATTCTCCCCCTTCCACTGCTACAGCCGCACGTGCCGCCTCGCCCCTCCCCCGCTCTCTCCCACACGCTGCAACCGCACTCGCCTCCACAGCACGTGCCGCTACGGATACTCCTACGCCGATCGCTCCCGCACCTCCGGCTTCTTCTCCCACGACGTCGCCACCCTCAACTCCAGCTCCGGCCGCCAGATCAAACTCCGCGGCCTCGCCTTCGGCTGCGGCTTCAGCGTCTCTGGCCCCAGCTTGGGTGGGGCCCATGGGGTAATGGGACTCGGCCGTGGACCCATCTCCTTCGCGTCTCAGATCGGGCGGCGATTCGGGAAGAACAAGTTCTCCTACTGTCTCATGGACTACACCATCTCTCCTCCTCCATCAAGCTATCTCATGATCGGTGAGGCCCACCAGCCCGATAAAAGGCCCATCAGCTTCACCCCTCTCCAATCCAACCCTCTTTCCCCGACCTTCTACTACATCCGGATCGAGTCTGTCAGCATTGACGGAAAATCCCTCCCGATTGACCCCTCCGTTTGGGATTTTGACGGTGACGGTAACGGCGGGACCGTCATCGACTCGGGGACGACGCTCACGTTCCTGGCCGAGCCGGCGTACCGCCAGATCCTGACGGCTTTTAGACGGAGGGTGCGACTTCCgagggtggtggggcccaccgggtCGGGCTTCGATCTATGCGTCAACGTGTCCGTGGCCGGGAATCCGATGCTGCCCAGATTAGGTTTCCGGCTCCTGGGTGGCGCGGCGTTTCTGCCGCCGCCGAGGAACTACTTCATTGACGTGAATGACGGCGTCAAGTGCCTGGCGTTACAGCCCATTAACACGGCGTCAGCGTTCTCCGTTATCGGGAATCTGATGCAGCAGGGGTTCTTGTTCATCTTCGACCGGGATGAGTCGCGGCTCGGCTTCTCGCGGACCGGGTGCACCTTGTCGTGA